The DNA region TGCCGCCAATCAGGTTGTAGGTATTCAAGGGGATGTTCAGATATCCCATAACGCCCAGCGCAATGACAATCGGCAACAGATTGGGAATCATGGCTAACAGCCCCATGCGCACATCTCCAACGGCCACGATCATTAATGCCGTAATCAGCAGGAATCCCGTGCTGTAACCGATGGCCAGGCTTTTCATCATCGTATTAATGATTCCGGAATTGATGGCCGCAACGCCGGTTACCGCCAAGTTGACACCGGAGCCGAACAAAGTTGCTGCCTTTTGCCGCACCCGTGCGATGAAATCAACATCATGGGCAGCATCCCGCCAGTACATCATGGCGGTCAACCGACCGATGCGCAAATCCTCATCCGTGTATTTTCGTAACGCATCAGGGGCAATGCGTTTGATGTGATCAAATTGCTCTGCCAGGACCGGTTCTTCTTCAGGAATCAGGCAATTGGTCTGATCCTGTCCTGATGTTGCACAGGAAATTTCTGTGAAGAGATCGACGATAGATCGGGTTCTGCCAACATAAGCGCGCCCCTGAATATCTGTTTGCGATTTCAGATAAGTATCCAACTGCTCAATGGCCTTGAGCAGGCCGGGGTCGATGATTCCCCGCTCCTGCTGTGTGTCGATCAGTATTTCCAGCGCCCGAAATCCACCGGTCCGGGCTTCAATTAGGCGAACCTGCCGCATGAAATCGGAATCTTCAGTGAAATAATGCAGCGGGTTGTGTGAAAAATGAAGCCGGGGGATGCTGAATCCCACTGCAAGGATACCCGTCAGGAACAGAATCAAAACGAGGTACGGCCGGGTAACCCCGAGGCGACCTAACGCCAACAAGGTTCGGTTGAAAATGGAAGCCTCATAATTGGCTTCACCCTTTTTGACCCCCGCAACCACCTGCATTATGGAGAGGAGTGCCGGCAGGGTAACGAGCGTAAATACCAGGATGATGAGAATTCCAACGATTGTGAAATTCACTAAATGGGCTATCGGTACGATATCCGAGAAGGAAAATGACAGCAATCCCGCCGCTGTTGTGAAACTGGTCATGGTGATCGGAAAACCGGAATGCTTCATCGTGGCGATAATGCCCCGGAATTTCCCGACCCGCTTTTGGTACTTGTAATAGACCACCAGGAAATGAATTGGAGCAGTCAGGCCAATGGACAACAGGATGGAAGGCAACATAGACGAGGTCAGGCTGAGGCGAACCGAGAACAACACCATCAACGCTAAAGCAACCATCAGGCCTAAAATGGCCGTCACCTGGGGCAGATAAGCACCCGTGCCGCGACCAAACACAATCGGCATGAACAGAACCGGGATGAGCAAAATCGCAATGCACATTTTTTTCATGTTAGCACGGACCATCGGCTCGACATGATACTGGTAGACCGGCGTCCCGCTGACGGCAATGCTGAAGTCCGGCGCCTGGTACTGCTTGATGACGGCATCAACGATGCCGATGACGGCGATATTCTCTACCTGCGATATCGATTGCTGTTCTGCAGGCGGAGGCGGTTTTGTTGCCCCGCGGACCCCACGGGCATAACCCCGCAATCGCAGGCCATCGGCCGTCAACGCCGATACCGCCTGCGTTTTGATAACAACTCTGGCATGCTTGCCATCCGGGGTAAAATACAGATTCCGGTATCCTGGATAGGGATGGCCACGCTGTCGGTACTGCTGCGCCTCTGCCTCTGTCCGCGGCAGCTTGGTGAGAAAACTGCTCACACGCACACCGCTATCAATTGGCTCGATATAAGGCGCATTGGCCAGCGAACGGACCTCTTTTAACAGCGGTAGTGAATTCTCCAGATCATGATGAAATTGTTTGAGTGTGGTTAGGAATTCAAGGCTAAAGATGTCGGAGGAGGAGATCAGCAGCACAATTTCTTCGTCACGTCCGAATTGACTGCGAAACCGCTGGTAATCGGTAACTATCTGATCGCGGCGCTTGAACATGCTTTCGACAGAAGTGGCGATACTGAGTTTAGGAAGCTGAGTCGCAGCCAAGCCAGCCACCACTACTGTCATCAGCAAAATAGCCCAACGGTAGCGAATGACACTGATGCCCAAATATTGAAACCCTTTTTCTATCTTGCGCTTATAATCAACCATCGGTGTCACCCAATATACTTTAAAGGGATTTAATTGCTAGTTGTCATCCTTGAAATTTTTTATCCTGTCCAACACATACTGCTTGTACGATTCGTCCATGGGAGGGAGTGCTTTATAGCCAAGCAACAATGCCTGAGTGGCGCTGGTCAGATACCTGAAAAGAATTTCGTCTTCTTCAACAATCATTTTTTCCGGGCCGATGCGCGGCGCCATGGCCAGACCGTGGGTCAGTTTTGCATGCGCCGAGCGGACCCGTTGACTCAAAAAATTATCCAGGTCTTTAAAACCATCATAACCTTCGAGAAGCCCCGCAAGGTATTCCCAATGCTGGACCTGCATTTGATATTGCAGTTTTCGGTTGTTGTTGTTGAGCATAGAATGAAATAGATTGGCCTCATCTCTGGAAAACCGGACCCATCCAACAGCCTGATCAACCCAGACATCACCGGTGTAGTTTTGGGTCTGGTATTGCATCACCCCGCGCCACGCTTTTTGGATGACCGCATCTTCGAGGGCCTGCATGTTTTTAAAATGGGAATAAATGGGCATGGTGGAGCAGCCCATTTTTGCGGCAACCGCCGGCGCGGACAACCCTGGCAACCCTTTTTCCCTGACCAGCTCAAAAGCGGCTGTGACAACGTCTTCTTTGGTAAATTGTGTTTTTCTTGGCATAGTGATCA from Desulfobacterales bacterium includes:
- a CDS encoding TetR/AcrR family transcriptional regulator, translating into MPRKTQFTKEDVVTAAFELVREKGLPGLSAPAVAAKMGCSTMPIYSHFKNMQALEDAVIQKAWRGVMQYQTQNYTGDVWVDQAVGWVRFSRDEANLFHSMLNNNNRKLQYQMQVQHWEYLAGLLEGYDGFKDLDNFLSQRVRSAHAKLTHGLAMAPRIGPEKMIVEEDEILFRYLTSATQALLLGYKALPPMDESYKQYVLDRIKNFKDDN
- a CDS encoding MMPL family transporter, with the protein product MVDYKRKIEKGFQYLGISVIRYRWAILLMTVVVAGLAATQLPKLSIATSVESMFKRRDQIVTDYQRFRSQFGRDEEIVLLISSSDIFSLEFLTTLKQFHHDLENSLPLLKEVRSLANAPYIEPIDSGVRVSSFLTKLPRTEAEAQQYRQRGHPYPGYRNLYFTPDGKHARVVIKTQAVSALTADGLRLRGYARGVRGATKPPPPAEQQSISQVENIAVIGIVDAVIKQYQAPDFSIAVSGTPVYQYHVEPMVRANMKKMCIAILLIPVLFMPIVFGRGTGAYLPQVTAILGLMVALALMVLFSVRLSLTSSMLPSILLSIGLTAPIHFLVVYYKYQKRVGKFRGIIATMKHSGFPITMTSFTTAAGLLSFSFSDIVPIAHLVNFTIVGILIILVFTLVTLPALLSIMQVVAGVKKGEANYEASIFNRTLLALGRLGVTRPYLVLILFLTGILAVGFSIPRLHFSHNPLHYFTEDSDFMRQVRLIEARTGGFRALEILIDTQQERGIIDPGLLKAIEQLDTYLKSQTDIQGRAYVGRTRSIVDLFTEISCATSGQDQTNCLIPEEEPVLAEQFDHIKRIAPDALRKYTDEDLRIGRLTAMMYWRDAAHDVDFIARVRQKAATLFGSGVNLAVTGVAAINSGIINTMMKSLAIGYSTGFLLITALMIVAVGDVRMGLLAMIPNLLPIVIALGVMGYLNIPLNTYNLIGGSILIGVAVDDTIHFFHNFRRYYLKSGDINFAVSETLRSAGRALLATTLILVASFWMRLFSDLKVVADFGLVLGIALLAAFLADVLLAPALLRVFYGAGQMDSVKRFDVQKAQNI